One Archangium violaceum genomic window, GCTGAGCCAGGCCTCTCGCGCACACGCCTTCCTGCGCCACCGCGGCTTCGTCACCCCCGAGGACGTCAAGGCCGTGGCCTTCGATGTGCTCCGCCACCGCATCGCCCTCACCTACGAGGCCGAGGCCGAGGAGCTCACCACCGAGAAGCTCATCCAGCGCGTCTTCGATCGCGTCGAGGTTCCGTAACCGGTTTCACGCAGGGGAGAGGCCAGGGAGCGCGTCGTGCTCGCCAAGGACATCATCCGCCGCATCCGCAAGCTGGAGATCCGCACCCGCAAGGTGGTGTCGGACATGCTCGCGGGCCAGTACCAATCGGTCTTCAAGGGCCGGGGCATGGCCTTCTCCGAGGTGCGGCAGTACCAGCCCGGTGATGAAATCCGCATCATCGACTGGAACGTCACCGCCCGCATGGACGAGGCCTACGTCAAGGTCTTCACCGAGGAGCGCGAGCTCTCGGTGATGCTCCTGGTGGACGTCTCCGCCTCGAAGGAGTTCGGCTCGCGCGAGCGCTCCAAGTCGGAGGTGGCCGCCGAGGTGGCCGCTCAGATCGCCTTCAGCGCCATCGCCAACAACGACCGGGTGGGGCTCATCCTCTTCTCGGACCGGGTGGAGAAGGTGGTGCCGCCGCGCAAGGGCCGCACGCACGTGATGCGGCTGGTGAGCGACATCCTCACCTTCCAGCCGAAGGGGAAGGGGACGGATCTGGCGGTGGGCCTC contains:
- a CDS encoding DUF58 domain-containing protein — translated: MLAKDIIRRIRKLEIRTRKVVSDMLAGQYQSVFKGRGMAFSEVRQYQPGDEIRIIDWNVTARMDEAYVKVFTEERELSVMLLVDVSASKEFGSRERSKSEVAAEVAAQIAFSAIANNDRVGLILFSDRVEKVVPPRKGRTHVMRLVSDILTFQPKGKGTDLAVGLNYLSRLARRKTVTFLISDFLTQGYEQPLRLVGRKHDLVPVVITDPLEQEFPRLGLVEMEDPETGERFVVDTSDPLVRGRFARAMQAQREERRKLFKKLELDHVELSTGDDHGMALVRFFRARSRRMAA